A single region of the Cucumis melo cultivar AY chromosome 3, USDA_Cmelo_AY_1.0, whole genome shotgun sequence genome encodes:
- the LOC103488253 gene encoding syntaxin-32: MAVKTAHSFRDRTLEFQNITERLKKSFSSGTGTTGPSAVSKSEEQRSAVALQSEFNKRASKIGLGIHQTSQKLSKLAKLAKRTSVFDDPTMEIQELTALIKQDITTLNSAVVDLQLLCNSRNENGNISSDTTSHSTTVVDDLKNRLMSTTKEFKEVLTMRTENLKVHENRRQLFSSTASKESTNPFVRQRPLASRSASGAPSAAPPPWAKASTSFSKASPGKQVDGEGQPLLQQQQQQQQMVPLQDTYMQSRAEALQNVESTIHELSNIFNQLATLVSEQGEIAIRIDENMDDTLANVEGAQGALLKYLSSISSNRWLMIKIFFVLIFFLMVFLFFVA; this comes from the exons ATGGCTGTCAAAACAGCTCATTCATTTAGAGATCGGACGCTGGAATTTCAGAACATAACAGAGAGGCTAAAGAAGTCTTTCTCTTCTGGCACGGGAACAACTGGACCAAGTGCTGTTTCAAAATCAGAAGAGCAGCGCTCTGCTGTGGCCCTACAGTCTGAATTTAATAAAAGGGCTTCCAAGATTGGGTTAGGGATACACCAGACGTCTCAGAAACTCTCAAAGTTGGCAAAAT TGGCAAAGAGGACTTCTGTTTTTGATGACCCAACAATGGAAATTCAGGAGCTAACTGCTCTTATTAAGCAGGACATTACAACATTGAACTCTGCCGTTGTAGATCTTCAGCTTCTCTGCAACTCTAGAAATGAAAATGGAAACATATCCAGTGATACTACTAGTCATTCAACCACTGTGGTAGATGATCTTAAGAATCGATTGATGAGCACGACAAAAGAATTTAAAGAAGTCCTGACCATGCGAACTGAA AATTTGAAGGTTCATGAGAACAGAAGACAACTATTTTCTTCTACTGCTTCAAAGGAATCTACAAATCCTTTTGTTCGCCAGCGCCCATTAGCATCCAGGTCAGCTTCTGGTGCCCCAAGCGCAGCCCCTCCTCCATGGGCCAAGGCATCTACATCTTTTTCCAAAGCATCTCCCGG GAAGCAGGTGGATGGGGAGGGTCAACCATTGttgcagcagcagcagcagcagcagcagatGGTTCCATTACAAGATACTTACATGCAGAGCAGAGCTGAAGCTCttcaaaatgtagaatccaCCATTCATGAATTAAGCAATATCTTCAACCAGCTAGCGACTCTGGTTTCTGAACAAGGAGAGATTGCTATCAG GATCGATGAAAACATGGATGATACTCTGGCAAATGTGGAGGGGGCACAGGGAGCTTTGCTCAAGTATCTAAGCAGTATATCATCAAATAGATGGTTGAtgatcaaaattttctttgtACTAATATTCTTCCTCATGGTTTTCCTATTTTTTGTGGCATAG